In Macrobrachium rosenbergii isolate ZJJX-2024 chromosome 48, ASM4041242v1, whole genome shotgun sequence, one DNA window encodes the following:
- the LOC136831794 gene encoding pro-resilin-like, with product MNAKVILVVLGLAAMVAADSRESFEYAPRRGSSEESYESSEAKYSFNWAVDHDPSSNEFGHQETRDGDDTQGSYYVELPDGRLQTVKYVVDGDSGYVAEVNYEGSASAESGSAESFERPRYRYDSNESK from the exons ATGAACGCAAAG GTAATTCTCGTGGTCTTGGGCCTGGCTGCCATGGTAGCAGCTGACAGCAGGGAGTCCTTCGAATACGCTCCACGAAGG GGATCCTCCGAGGAGTCCTACGAATCCAGCGAGGCTAAATACAGCTTCAACTGGGCCGTCGACCACGACCCTTCCAGCAACGAATTCGGACACCAGGAAACCCGTGACGGAGACGACACtcagggatcctactacgtcGAGCTTCCCGACGGTCGTCTGCAGACCGTCAAGTATGTCGTCGACGGAGACTCAGGCTACGTGGCTGAGGTCAACTACGAAGGAAGCGCCTCCGCCGAGTCAGGCTCCGCTGAGTCCTTCGAGAGGCCAAGATACCGCTACGACTCCAACGAATCCAAATAG
- the LOC136831789 gene encoding pro-resilin-like produces MNSKVILVVLGLAALVAADSRESFEYAPRRGSSEESYESSEAHYSFNWAVDHDPSSNEFGHQETRDGDDTQGSYYVELPDGRLQTVKYFVDGDSGYVAEVNYEGSASAESGSAESFERPRYRYDSNESK; encoded by the exons ATGAACTCAAAG gtCATTCTCGTCGTCTTGGGCCTGGCTGCCCTCGTAGCTGCTGACAGCAGGGAATCCTTCGAATATGCTCCACGAAGG GGATCCTCTGAGGAGTCCTACGAATCCAGCGAGGCCCATTACAGCTTCAACTGGGCCGTCGACCACGACCCTTCCAGTAACGAATTCGGACACCAGGAAACCCGTGACGGAGACGACACtcagggatcctactacgtcGAGCTTCCCGACGGTCGTCTGCAGACTGTCAAGTACTTCGTCGACGGAGACTCAGGCTACGTGGCTGAGGTCAACTACGAAGGAAGCGCCTCCGCCGAGTCAGGCTCCGCTGAGTCCTTCGAGAGGCCAAGATACCGCTACGACTCTAATGAGTCCAAATAG
- the LOC136831793 gene encoding pro-resilin-like: MNSKVILVVLGLAALVAADSRESFEYAPRRGSSEESYESSEAKYSFNWAVDHDPSSNEFGHQETRDGDDTQGSYYVELPDGRLQTVKYVVDGDSGYVAEVNYEGSASAESGSAESFERPRYRYDSNESK, encoded by the exons ATGAACTCAAAG gtCATTCTCGTCGTCTTGGGCCTGGCTGCCCTCGTAGCTGCTGACAGCAGGGAGTCCTTCGAATATGCTCCACGAAGG GGATCCTCTGAGGAATCCTACGAATCCAGCGAGGCTAAATACAGCTTCAACTGGGCCGTCGACCACGACCCTTCCAGCAACGAATTCGGACACCAGGAAACCCGTGACGGAGACGACACtcagggatcctactacgtcGAGCTTCCCGACGGTCGTCTGCAGACTGTCAAGTATGTCGTCGACGGAGACTCAGGCTACGTGGCTGAGGTCAACTACGAAGGAAGCGCCTCAGCCGAGTCAGGCTCCGCTGAGTCCTTCGAGAGGCCAAGATACCGCTACGATTCCAACGAGTCCAAATAG
- the LOC136831787 gene encoding pro-resilin-like → MNSEVALIVFGLMALVAADSRESFEYAPRRGSSEESYESSEAHYSFNWAVDHDPSSNEFGHQETRDGDDTQGSYYVELPDGRLQTVKYFVDGDSGYVAEVNYEGSASAESGSAESFERPRYRYDSNESK, encoded by the exons ATGAACTCAGAG GTTGCTCTCATCGTTTTCGGCCTCATGGCCCTGGTAGCTGCTGACAGCAGGGAATCCTTCGAATACGCCCCACGAAGG GGTTCCTCTGAGGAGTCCTACGAATCCAGCGAGGCTCATTACAGCTTCAACTGGGCCGTCGACCACGACCCTTCCAGCAACGAATTCGGACACCAGGAAACCCGTGACGGAGACGACACtcagggatcctactacgtcGAACTTCCCGACGGTCGTCTGCAGACTGTCAAGTACTTCGTTGACGGAGACTCAGGCTACGTGGCTGAGGTCAACTACGAAGGAAGCGCCTCCGCCGAGTCAGGCTCCGCTGAGTCCTTCGAGAGGCCAAGATACCGCTACGACTCCAACGAATCCAAGTAA
- the LOC136831790 gene encoding pro-resilin-like — MNSKVILVVLGLAALVAADSRESFEYAPRRGSSEESYESSEAHYSFNWAVDHDPSSNEFGHQETRDGDDTQGSYYVELPDGRLQTVKYFVDGDSGYVAEVNYEGSASAESGSAESFERPRYRYDSNESK, encoded by the exons ATGAACTCAAAG gtCATTCTCGTCGTCTTGGGCCTGGCTGCCCTCGTAGCTGCTGACAGCAGGGAATCCTTCGAATACGCTCCACGAAGG GGATCCTCTGAGGAGTCCTACGAATCCAGCGAGGCCCATTACAGCTTCAACTGGGCCGTCGACCACGACCCTTCCAGCAACGAATTCGGACACCAGGAAACCCGTGACGGAGACGACACtcagggatcctactacgtcGAGCTTCCCGACGGTCGTCTGCAGACTGTCAAGTACTTCGTCGACGGAGACTCAGGCTACGTGGCTGAGGTCAACTACGAAGGAAGCGCCTCCGCCGAGTCAGGCTCCGCTGAGTCCTTCGAGAGGCCAAGATACCGCTACGACTCCAACGAGTCCAAATAG
- the LOC136831788 gene encoding pro-resilin-like, with translation MNSKVMLVVLGLAAMVAADSRESFEYTPRRGSSEESYESSEAHYSFNWAVDHDPSSNEFGHQETRDGDDTQGSYYVELPDGRLQTVKYFVDGDSGYVAEVNYEGSASAESGSAESFERPRYRYDSNESK, from the exons ATGAACTCAAAG gtaatGCTCGTGGTCTTGGGCCTGGCTGCCATGGTAGCAGCTGACAGCAGGGAATCCTTCGAATACACTCCACGAAGG GGATCCTCTGAGGAGTCCTACGAATCCAGCGAGGCCCACTACAGCTTCAACTGGGCCGTCGACCACGACCCTTCCAGCAACGAATTCGGACACCAGGAAACCCGTGACGGAGACGACACtcagggatcctactacgtcGAGCTTCCCGACGGTCGTCTGCAGACTGTCAAGTACTTCGTCGACGGAGACTCAGGCTACGTGGCTGAGGTCAACTACGAAGGAAGCGCCTCCGCCGAGTCAGGCTCCGCTGAGTCCTTCGAGAGGCCAAGATACCGCTACGACTCCAACGAGTCTAAATAG
- the LOC136831791 gene encoding pro-resilin-like, whose product MNSKVILVVLGLAALVAADSRESFEYAPRRGSSEESYESSEAHYSFNWAVDHDPSSNEFGHQETRDGDDTQGSYYVELPDGRLQTVKYVVDGDSGYVAEVNYEGSASAESGSAESFERPRYRYDSNESK is encoded by the exons ATGAACTCAAAG gtcATTCTCGTCGTCTTGGGCCTGGCTGCCCTCGTAGCTGCTGACAGCAGGGAATCTTTCGAATACGCCCCACGAAGG GGATCCTCTGAGGAGTCCTACGAATCCAGCGAGGCCCATTACAGCTTCAACTGGGCCGTCGACCACGACCCTTCCAGCAACGAATTCGGACACCAGGAAACCCGTGACGGAGACGACACtcagggatcctactacgtcGAGCTTCCCGACGGTCGTCTGCAGACTGTCAAGTATGTCGTCGACGGAGACTCAGGCTACGTGGCTGAGGTCAACTACGAAGGAAGCGCCTCAGCCGAGTCAGGCTCCGCTGAGTCCTTCGAGAGGCCAAGATACCGCTACGACTCCAACGAGTCCAAATAG